The Prunus persica cultivar Lovell chromosome G8, Prunus_persica_NCBIv2, whole genome shotgun sequence genome includes a region encoding these proteins:
- the LOC18768029 gene encoding putative quinone-oxidoreductase homolog, chloroplastic isoform X2 — MATKLMRAVQYNSYGGGASGLKHVEVPVPTPKKGEILLKLEAATMNPVDWRIQKGKMRPFFPPKFPHIPATDVAGEVVEVGKGVQKFKPGDKVVAYLTLANGGGLAEFVTASESLTVARPPEVSAAQGAGLPIAGLTALQALTQAAGLNLDGSGQKKNILITAASGGVGQYAVQLAKLGNTHVTATCGARNIEFIKSLGADEVLDYKTPEGAALISPSGRKYDIAVHCAITGIPWSTFKPNLSANGKVINITPGPSTWAAIAQNTLTFSKKQLVPLLLWAKSENLDYLVKLVKEGKLKTVIDSKHPLSKAEDAWAKSIDGHATGKIIVEP, encoded by the exons ATGGCGACAAAGCTTATGCGTGCGGTTCAGTACAACAGCTATGGTGGAGGAGCTTCTGGTTTAAAG CATGTAGAGGTTCCAGTGCCCACTCCAAAGAAAGGTGAGATCTTGCTGAAATTGGAAGCAGCTACTATGAACCCGGTTGATTGGAGAATTCAGAAAGGCAAGATGCGGCCTTTTTTTCCACCCAAATTCCCTCATATACCTG CTACTGATGTTGCTGGAGAGGTTGTAGAAGTTGGAAAAGGGGTCCAAAAGTTCAAACCGGGCGACAAAGTTGTGGCATATCTCACCCTCGCT AATGGAGGTGGACTGGCTGAGTTTGTCACAGCTAGTGAGAGCTTGACAGTTGCCAGGCCACCTGAAGTTTCAGCAGCTCAAGGTGCAGGCTTACCTATTGCTGGTCTCACAGCTCTCCAGGCTCTCACCCAAGCTGCAGGGCTTAATCTCGACGGAAGTGGCCAGAAAAAGAACATCTTGATTACTGCTGCCTCTGGTGGTGTGGGTCAGTATGCAGTCCAACTAGCAAAGCTCGGAAACACTCATGTTACAGCCACATGCGGTGCTCGTAACATCGAATTTATCAAGAGCTTGGGGGCAGATGAGGTTCTTGACTACAAGACCCCAGAAGGAGCAGCTCTGATTAGCCCATCTGGTAGGAAATATGACATCGCTGTCCATTGTGCAATAACGGGCATTCCCTGGTCAACTTTCAAGCCTAATTTGAGCGCCAACGGGAAGGTTATAAACATTACTCCTGGTCCAAGTACCTGGGCTGCTATTGCTCAGAACACACTCACCTTCTCCAAGAAGCAGCTGGTGCCACTGCTCTTGTGGGCTAAGAGTGAGAACCTTGATTATCTTGTCAAGTTAGTCAAGGAAGGAAAGCTCAAGACAGTGATCGACTCTAAGCACCCTCTAAGCAAGGCTGAAGATGCTTGGGCTAAGAGTATTGATGGACATGCAACTGGGAAGATAATCGTGGAGCCTTAA
- the LOC18768029 gene encoding putative quinone-oxidoreductase homolog, chloroplastic isoform X1, producing MTLAAMATKLMRAVQYNSYGGGASGLKHVEVPVPTPKKGEILLKLEAATMNPVDWRIQKGKMRPFFPPKFPHIPATDVAGEVVEVGKGVQKFKPGDKVVAYLTLANGGGLAEFVTASESLTVARPPEVSAAQGAGLPIAGLTALQALTQAAGLNLDGSGQKKNILITAASGGVGQYAVQLAKLGNTHVTATCGARNIEFIKSLGADEVLDYKTPEGAALISPSGRKYDIAVHCAITGIPWSTFKPNLSANGKVINITPGPSTWAAIAQNTLTFSKKQLVPLLLWAKSENLDYLVKLVKEGKLKTVIDSKHPLSKAEDAWAKSIDGHATGKIIVEP from the exons ATGACATTGGCAGCCATGGCGACAAAGCTTATGCGTGCGGTTCAGTACAACAGCTATGGTGGAGGAGCTTCTGGTTTAAAG CATGTAGAGGTTCCAGTGCCCACTCCAAAGAAAGGTGAGATCTTGCTGAAATTGGAAGCAGCTACTATGAACCCGGTTGATTGGAGAATTCAGAAAGGCAAGATGCGGCCTTTTTTTCCACCCAAATTCCCTCATATACCTG CTACTGATGTTGCTGGAGAGGTTGTAGAAGTTGGAAAAGGGGTCCAAAAGTTCAAACCGGGCGACAAAGTTGTGGCATATCTCACCCTCGCT AATGGAGGTGGACTGGCTGAGTTTGTCACAGCTAGTGAGAGCTTGACAGTTGCCAGGCCACCTGAAGTTTCAGCAGCTCAAGGTGCAGGCTTACCTATTGCTGGTCTCACAGCTCTCCAGGCTCTCACCCAAGCTGCAGGGCTTAATCTCGACGGAAGTGGCCAGAAAAAGAACATCTTGATTACTGCTGCCTCTGGTGGTGTGGGTCAGTATGCAGTCCAACTAGCAAAGCTCGGAAACACTCATGTTACAGCCACATGCGGTGCTCGTAACATCGAATTTATCAAGAGCTTGGGGGCAGATGAGGTTCTTGACTACAAGACCCCAGAAGGAGCAGCTCTGATTAGCCCATCTGGTAGGAAATATGACATCGCTGTCCATTGTGCAATAACGGGCATTCCCTGGTCAACTTTCAAGCCTAATTTGAGCGCCAACGGGAAGGTTATAAACATTACTCCTGGTCCAAGTACCTGGGCTGCTATTGCTCAGAACACACTCACCTTCTCCAAGAAGCAGCTGGTGCCACTGCTCTTGTGGGCTAAGAGTGAGAACCTTGATTATCTTGTCAAGTTAGTCAAGGAAGGAAAGCTCAAGACAGTGATCGACTCTAAGCACCCTCTAAGCAAGGCTGAAGATGCTTGGGCTAAGAGTATTGATGGACATGCAACTGGGAAGATAATCGTGGAGCCTTAA
- the LOC18768672 gene encoding serine/threonine-protein kinase MHK isoform X2 has product MERYKILEELGDGTCGSVYKARDWRTNEIVAVKKMKRKFFFWEEYWRLREIKVLRKLNHPNIIKLKEVVRENNEVFLIFEYMNYNLYQVMKEQRRPFSEDEIRSFMSQLLHGLNHLHRSGYFHRDLKPENLLVTNDVLKIADFGLAREVSSVPPYTEYVSTRWYRAPEVLLQSKLYTPAVDMWAAGAILAELFNLSPIFPGESEIDQLFKICCVLGTPDLTIFDEGTNASRLYGIINYEKILPANLSDIIPSASPEAIDLIQQLCSWDPSRRPAADESLQHPFFHVGWVPRSLRDPLDLKLSIMGAKPTLELKLSDFGAEPEDCFLGLTLAVKPSVPEFDVVHDVSQHIKEDSLFCSGLEDHSGRSVFWSLMPPDQGGICAPVEPSFSLSFSSIQHPSVRVPQSAGFSIPSLQPNILDGPLLAMSSSFPQSRCL; this is encoded by the exons ATGGAAAG ATATAAAATTTTGGAGGAGCTTGGTGATGGCACTTGTGGTAGTGTATATAAGGCTCGTGATTGGAGAACAAATGAGATT GTTGCAGTCaaaaagatgaagaggaaGTTCTTTTTCTGGGAGGAATACTGGAGATTACGAGAGATTAAG GTACTCCGTAAATTAAATCACCCCAATATCATAAAGTTGAAGGAGGTTGTCAGGGAAAACAATGAGGTGTTCCTCATTTTTGAGTACATG AACTATAATCTATACCAAGTAATGAAAGAACAAAGAAGACCCTTTTCAGAGGATGAGATTCGTAGCTTTATGTCTCAATTGCTGCATGGACTTAATCACCTCCATAGAAGTGGATATTTTCACCGAGATCTAAAACCAG AGAATTTGCTGGTGACAAATGACGTTCTTAAAATTGCTGACTTCGGATTGGCTAGAGAAGTATCATCGGTTCCTCCTTATACCGAATATGTTTCCACACGCTG GTATCGAGCACCAGAAGTCCTGTTACAGTCCAAATTATACACTCCTGCAGTTG ACATGTGGGCAGCTGGCGCAATCCTAGCTGAGCTTTTCAATTTGTCCCCAATTTTCCCTGGTGAAAG TGAGATAGACCAATTGTTCAAGATATGCTGTGTGCTTGGTACTCCAGACTTGACTATCTTCGATGAAGGGACAAATGCCTCTCGATTATATGGCAttattaattatgaaaag ATCTTGCCTGCAAACCTCTCTGATATCATTCCAAGCGCAAGCCCAGAAGCTATTGATTTAATCCAA CAACTATGTTCATGGGATCCATCAAGGAGGCCAGCTGCGGATGAATCATTACAACATCCCTTTTTCCAT GTTGGCTGGGTTCCTCGTTCACTCCGTGATCCACTTGACCTGAAGCTAAGTATCATGG GAGCAAAGCCAACGCTTGAGTTGAAATTATCAGACTTTGGTGCTGAACCTGAGGACTGCTTTCTTGGCTTGACGCTGGCTGTGAAGCCCAGTGTTCCAGAATTCG ATGTGGTTCATGATGTATCGCAGCATATAAAAGAG GATTCTTTATTTTGCTCTGGTTTGGAAGATCATTCAGGACGATCTG TTTTTTGGTCTCTAATGCCTCCTGATCAAGGTGGAATCTGTGCCCCAGTAGAGccttccttttctttatcATTCAG TTCAATTCAACATCCATCAGTCAGAGTTCCACAATCAGCTGGTTTCTCCATCCCATCATTGCAGCCTAACATCTTAGATGGTCCATTGTTGGCCATGTCTTCTTCCTTCCCACAAAGCCGTTGCCTCTGA
- the LOC18767276 gene encoding pentatricopeptide repeat-containing protein At3g07290, mitochondrial → MLVRTNKVLNVLLRAPYLFELPPSLSSVSYQSSRSQAIPESLDDTTSRVSAFLKQPNWERNNLLKSLVSHMAPYAATKVLQLHGNDIELGVRFFKWVCKHSTYCYDFDNRILLLNLMVSSSNLYVIAQKAIILLIKEFSNSEPEILKLMEALDNMRKIGFWLSYPCYSSLLMSLASLDLGFLSFLVYKRMVDNGFLLGVIDYRTIINALCKNGFVQSAEMFLCMVLKLGFQLDTHICTSLVLGNCRECNLREASRVFDIMSKGGSCGPNSVTYSILIHGYCQIGKLDEAFHLKKEMSEKGCQPTTRTYTVLIKALCDIGSTDKALGLLDEMVSKGCKPNVHTYTILIDRLCREGKIEEANAMFRKMLKGGLFPGTVTYNALINGYCKEGRVIPAFELLGVMEKRQCKPNIRTYNELMEGLCKVYKTYKAMFLLKRVVDNGLLPNRVTYNILIDGFCREGQLGLAFETFKSMSSCGLEPDCFSFTALIDGFCKQGRPGHAISILGSMVKKGISPDEVTMTALIDGYCKIGEIGNASMLFGNLVEKRTLTTAHTFNCFLDVLSKDDKVLATQAMLGKMLKYGSVPSVVTYTILVNALCQTGEITCALKMLDLMRQTSCPPNVYTYTVVINGLCQNGRVEEAEILLFSMSDFGIPPNHITYTVLIKALVNVGRLDHAYEILRVMVQKGYQPSTRIYSALLAGSVLSSEAKEEARSVSSSNFVDAGTLPSRDTNDNCISRHVFRNMEIEHAFRLEEKITRCGGSATDLYNFVVMGLCREARVAEADQITKDLLKRGLLPEKAVCALINSYCKERQYDHCLDFMKTILNHGFVPSVSSYCSVIQGLDSEGRAEQGEELFSDLLRHNDIKEKAAVLPYLEILVKKEEPEHCLDILKLIEQMGCRERPII, encoded by the coding sequence ATGTTGGTTCGCACAAATAAGGTCCTAAACGTCCTCTTGAGAGCTCCTTACTTGTTTGAACTTCCTCCCTCGCTTTCCTCTGTCTCATATCAATCTTCACGCAGCCAAGCAATCCCAGAAAGCTTAGATGACACAACCTCTCGAGTATCAGCTTTTCTTAAGCAACCCAATTGGGAAAGGAACAATCTTCTTAAGTCACTGGTCTCTCACATGGCCCCATATGCAGCTACCAAGGTTTTACAGCTTCACGGCAACGACATTGAACTTGGGGTACGGTTTTTCAAGTGGGTTTGCAAGCATTCTACTTATTGTTATGATTTTGATAATAGAATTCTTCTGTTGAATTTGATGGTGTCTTCTTCCAATTTGTATGTGATTGCACAAAAAGCCATAATTTTGTTAATCAAGGAGTTCAGTAATAGTGAGCCTGAGATTCTAAAGCTGATGGAGGCATTGGATAATATGCGAAAGATTGGATTTTGGTTGAGTTATCCTTGTTATAGTAGTCTTTTGATGTCTTTAGCTAGTTtggatttggggtttttgtcATTCTTGGTGTATAAAAGAATGGTAGACAATGGTTTTCTTCTTGGTGTTATTGACTACAGGACTATAATTAATGCTTTATGCAAGAATGGGTTTGTGCAATCTGCTGAAATGTTCTTGTGCATGGTTTTAAAACTTGGGTTTCAGTTGGACACTCATATTTGTACTTCTTTAGTGTTGGGTAATTGTAGAGAATGTAATCTCCGGGAGGCCTCCCGGGTGTTTGATATAATGTCTAAAGGGGGTAGCTGTGGACCTAATTCCGTGACGTACTCCATATTGATTCATGGTTATTGTCAGATTGGTAAACTTGATGAAGCTTTTCATctgaaaaaagagatgagtGAGAAGGGCTGCCAGCCGACTACTCGTACATATACTGTACTCATCAAGGCTTTGTGTGACATTGGGTCGACTGATAAGGCTCTAGGTTTGCTTGATGAGATGGTTTCAAAGGGTTGTAAACCTAATGTTCATACTTATACCATATTGATTGATAGATTATGCAGGGAAGGAAAGATTGAGGAGGCCAATGCAATGTTTAGAAAGATGCTTAAAGGTGGGCTTTTTCCTGGCACAGTAACTTACAATGCACTGATAAATGGATACTGCAAAGAAGGGCGCGTGATTCCTGCTTTTGAGCTACTTGGTGTGATGGAGAAAAGACAATGTAAGCCTAACATTCGTACCTACAATGAGCTCATGGAAGGGCTATGCAAAGTTTATAAAACTTACAAAGCCATGTTTCTTTTGAAAAGAGTAGTTGATAATGGTTTGTTGCCTAACAGAGTAACTtacaatattttaattgatggCTTTTGCCGAGAAGGCCAACTTGGATTGGCTTTTGAAACATTTAAGTCAATGAGCTCATGTGGTCTTGAACCagattgtttttctttcactgCCTTAATTGATGGTTTCTGTAAACAAGGGAGACCAGGGCATGCAATCAGCATTTTAGGTTCAATGGTAAAGAAGGGTATTTCCCCTGATGAAGTTACTATGACAGCTCTTATTGATGGTTATTGCAAGATTGgtgaaattggaaatgcatCAATGCTTTTTGGGAATCTGGTGGAGAAGAGGACCTTGACAACAGCACACACATTCAATTGTTTTCTTGATGTTCTCAGCAAAGATGATAAGGTGCTTGCAACGCAGGCAATGTTGGGGAAGATGCTAAAGTATGGATCAGTTCCGTCTGTAGTGACTTATACAATATTAGTCAATGCGCTTTGCCAAACTGGTGAGATTACCTGTGCactgaaaatgttggatttgatGAGGCAGACTAGCTGCCCTCCAAATGTCTACACCTATACCGTTGTGATCAATGGCCTCTGCCAAAATGGAAGAGTGGAGGAAGCTGAAATCCTTCTCTTTAGTATGTCTGATTTCGGGATACCTCCAAACCACATTACATATACTGTATTAATTAAAGCTCTTGTTAATGTTGGTAGGTTGGATCATGCCTATGAGATTCTGCGTGTTATGGTTCAAAAAGGTTATCAACCAAGCACTCGAATCTATTCTGCGCTCCTTGCAGGTTCTGTTTTGTCAAGCGAGGCTAAGGAAGAAGCAAGATCAGTTAGTTCTTCCAACTTTGTAGATGCTGGAACATTACCTTCAAGGGACACTAATGATAATTGCATTTCCAGACATGTCTTTAGGAATATGGAGATCGAACATGCTTTCCGTCTTGAAGAAAAGATCACAAGATGTGGTGGGTCGGCAACAGATTTGTACAACTTTGTTGTTATGGGTTTATGCCGGGAGGCAAGAGTTGCTGAAGCAGATCAGATTACCAAAGATTTACTAAAACGCGGTCTGCTTCCTGAGAAGGCTGTTTGTGCTCTCATCAACAGCTACTGCAAGGAACGCCAATATGATCACTGTCTGGACTTCATGAAAACaattctgaaccatggttttgtTCCATCTGTTTCATCATACTGTTCAGTGATTCAGGGTCTTGATAGTGAAGGCAGGGCTGAACAAGGTGAAGAACTGTTCTCTGACCTTTTAAGACACAATGACATCAAGGAAAAGGCTGCAGTTTTACCATATCTGGAGATCCTAGTAAAGAAAGAGGAACCTGAGCATTGCCTTGACATTCTCAAATTGATTGAGCAAATGGGTTGCAGAGAGAGGCCTATTATCTAG
- the LOC18768672 gene encoding serine/threonine-protein kinase MHK isoform X1, with protein MERYKILEELGDGTCGSVYKARDWRTNEIVAVKKMKRKFFFWEEYWRLREIKVLRKLNHPNIIKLKEVVRENNEVFLIFEYMNYNLYQVMKEQRRPFSEDEIRSFMSQLLHGLNHLHRSGYFHRDLKPENLLVTNDVLKIADFGLAREVSSVPPYTEYVSTRWYRAPEVLLQSKLYTPAVDMWAAGAILAELFNLSPIFPGESEIDQLFKICCVLGTPDLTIFDEGTNASRLYGIINYEKILPANLSDIIPSASPEAIDLIQQLCSWDPSRRPAADESLQHPFFHVGWVPRSLRDPLDLKLSIMGAKPTLELKLSDFGAEPEDCFLGLTLAVKPSVPEFDVVHDVSQHIKEDSLFCSGLEDHSGRSGKIQDLFTWLLIIFPFLLQMNLTIVFWSLMPPDQGGICAPVEPSFSLSFSSIQHPSVRVPQSAGFSIPSLQPNILDGPLLAMSSSFPQSRCL; from the exons ATGGAAAG ATATAAAATTTTGGAGGAGCTTGGTGATGGCACTTGTGGTAGTGTATATAAGGCTCGTGATTGGAGAACAAATGAGATT GTTGCAGTCaaaaagatgaagaggaaGTTCTTTTTCTGGGAGGAATACTGGAGATTACGAGAGATTAAG GTACTCCGTAAATTAAATCACCCCAATATCATAAAGTTGAAGGAGGTTGTCAGGGAAAACAATGAGGTGTTCCTCATTTTTGAGTACATG AACTATAATCTATACCAAGTAATGAAAGAACAAAGAAGACCCTTTTCAGAGGATGAGATTCGTAGCTTTATGTCTCAATTGCTGCATGGACTTAATCACCTCCATAGAAGTGGATATTTTCACCGAGATCTAAAACCAG AGAATTTGCTGGTGACAAATGACGTTCTTAAAATTGCTGACTTCGGATTGGCTAGAGAAGTATCATCGGTTCCTCCTTATACCGAATATGTTTCCACACGCTG GTATCGAGCACCAGAAGTCCTGTTACAGTCCAAATTATACACTCCTGCAGTTG ACATGTGGGCAGCTGGCGCAATCCTAGCTGAGCTTTTCAATTTGTCCCCAATTTTCCCTGGTGAAAG TGAGATAGACCAATTGTTCAAGATATGCTGTGTGCTTGGTACTCCAGACTTGACTATCTTCGATGAAGGGACAAATGCCTCTCGATTATATGGCAttattaattatgaaaag ATCTTGCCTGCAAACCTCTCTGATATCATTCCAAGCGCAAGCCCAGAAGCTATTGATTTAATCCAA CAACTATGTTCATGGGATCCATCAAGGAGGCCAGCTGCGGATGAATCATTACAACATCCCTTTTTCCAT GTTGGCTGGGTTCCTCGTTCACTCCGTGATCCACTTGACCTGAAGCTAAGTATCATGG GAGCAAAGCCAACGCTTGAGTTGAAATTATCAGACTTTGGTGCTGAACCTGAGGACTGCTTTCTTGGCTTGACGCTGGCTGTGAAGCCCAGTGTTCCAGAATTCG ATGTGGTTCATGATGTATCGCAGCATATAAAAGAG GATTCTTTATTTTGCTCTGGTTTGGAAGATCATTCAGGACGATCTG GGAAAATTCAGGATCTCTTTACTTGGTTACTgattatttttccctttttactGCAAATGAATCTAACCATAG TTTTTTGGTCTCTAATGCCTCCTGATCAAGGTGGAATCTGTGCCCCAGTAGAGccttccttttctttatcATTCAG TTCAATTCAACATCCATCAGTCAGAGTTCCACAATCAGCTGGTTTCTCCATCCCATCATTGCAGCCTAACATCTTAGATGGTCCATTGTTGGCCATGTCTTCTTCCTTCCCACAAAGCCGTTGCCTCTGA
- the LOC18767260 gene encoding putative quinone-oxidoreductase homolog, chloroplastic: MAKNVMHAVQYDGYGGGPSGLKHVEIPIPNPNKDEVLLKLEAASLNPFDWKVQKGMLWPLLPRRFPHIPGTDVAGEVVQVGPGVKKFKAGDKVVAMVNPLNGGGLAELAVTKESLTATRPPEVSAATAVGLPVAGLTAHQALIQSAGIKLDGSGEEANILITAASGGVGLYAVQLAKLGNTHVTATCGARNLEFVKSLGADEVIDYKTPEGATLKSPSGRKYDAVIHCATGIPWSTFEPNLSANGKVIDITPGLSAVANFALGKLTFSKKQLVPLLLSPKAQNLDYLLKLVGEGKLKTIIDSKYPLTKAEDAWAKSIDGHATGKIIVEP, translated from the exons ATGGCAAAAAATGTTATGCATGCGGTTCAGTATGATGGCTACGGTGGAGGACCTTCTGGCTTAAAG CATGTTGAAATTCCAATTCCCAATCCAAACAAAGATGAGGTGTTGCTGAAATTGGAGGCAGCTAGTCTAAACCCATTTGATTGGAAAGTTCAGAAAGGCATGCTGTGGCCATTGTTGCCTCGCAGATTTCCACACATACCTG GTACTGATGTGGCAGGAGAGGTTGTACAGGTAGGACCAGGAgtgaaaaaattcaaagctGGTGACAAAGTTGTAGCTATGGTTAACCCTCTT AATGGAGGTGGACTAGCTGAGCTTGCCGTGACTAAGGAAAGCTTGACTGCTACAAGGCCACCTGAAGTTTCAGCGGCCACTGCCGTAGGATTACCTGTTGCTGGTCTCACTGCTCACCAGGCCCTTATCCAATCTGCTGGGATCAAGCTTGATGGAAGTGGTGAGGAAGCAAACATTCTGATCACAGCTGCTTCTGGCGGTGTAGGTCTCTATGCAGTTCAACTAGCAAAGCTTGGAAACACTCATGTGACAGCCACTTGTGGAGCTCGTAACCttgaatttgtcaagagcctAGGTGCTGATGAGGTTATTGACTACAAGACCCCAGAAGGAGCAACTCTGAAGAGTCCATCCGGTCGAAAATATGATGCTGTGATCCATTGTGCAACGGGCATTCCTTGGTCAACTTTTGAGCCTAATTTGAGTGCAAATGGTAAGGTAATAGATATCACTCCCGGCCTCAGTGCCGTAGCGAACTTTGCTTTGGGAAAACTTACCTTTTCCAAGAAGCAACTGGTGCCACTGCTCTTATCTCCCAAGGCTCAGAACCTGGATTATCTTCTTAAGTTGGTTGGAGAAGGGAAGCTCAAGACAATAATAGACTCAAAGTATCCCCTGACCAAGGCAGAGGACGCTTGGGCTAAGAGCATTGATGGGCATGCTACTGGAAAGATAATTGTGGAGCCTTAG
- the LOC18767974 gene encoding glutamic acid-rich protein, with protein MSRCFPFPPPGYEKKVGINDIDLLAKEKHKEKKHKKDKKDKEKRDGKEKKDKDRSKEKHGERKDRKEKHKDKKERGGDNGITWTSEEKRIEGQPESYNGQNHVPNGFHNVDIKDYKYVQELDRRCRNDDRATGSQVVQKILVADQRSLLSNQSREKERIKDKKEVDRTVNAQRNHIEGKIVQNVPSIDQRRLEGITKPIEKQLEVYRNSERATGNPVVQKIMVSDKKPLLSTQSREKERIKDKKEDDRTANAQRNHVEGKCSAEAFFENFPSIEQRRLEGIAKPIEKDVEKQMEGRDRKKNTDNDSKGHKPKERDKEKKVKSKDKDREKKKEKKEKVKVINKPSDEQPKLEGNGKESLDAFSNKALNLLQMNSKNSAAGGILGKRKELEMNGYLHENGFLPHKLPRSVSSHPVVENGRKSEPSQTVLQFLSEGQGAASDCKADIKEHRINGLRGPEQLNAFSTKPSSSRVKVNENGGASAKPPHPDSKYLSEILSIPKMADESNLDDQEWLLGSNGSGSKKPKVGSPEIEMTPQVWAEAMQIESVDVYALPYVIPY; from the exons ATGTCTCGCTGCTTTCCATTTCCTCCTCCAGGATATGAAAAGAAAGTTGGAATCAATGATATAGACTTACTTGCAAAG GAGAAGCACAAGGAGAAAAAGCATAAAAAGGATAAGAAGgacaaagagaaaagagacggtaaagagaaaaaggatAAAGACAGAAGTAAAGAAAAACACGGTGAAAGGAaagacagaaaagaaaagcacaaAGACAAGAAGGAAAGGGGTGGGGATAATGGGATTACTTGGACAtcagaagagaagagaattgAAGGGCAGCCAGAGTCTTATAACGGACAGAATCATGTTCCAAACGGATTCCATAATGTTGACATCAAGGATTATAAATATGTGCAGGAATTGGATCGAAGATGTAGGAATGATGACAGAGCTACTGGGAGTCAGGTGGTTCAGAAGATTTTGGTTGCTGATCAAAGATCATTGTTGTCAAATCAGTccagagaaaaagagagaattaaGGATAAGAAAGAAGTTGATAGGACTGTCAATGCACAAAGAAACCATATCGAGGGAAAAATTGTTCAAAATGTCCCGAGCATTGACCAAAGAAGACTTGAAGGCATTACTAAGCCAATTGAGAAGCAACTGGAAGTCTATAGGAATAGTGAAAGAGCAACAGGAAATCCGGTTGTTCAGAAGATTATGGTTTCTGATAAAAAACCTTTGTTGTCAACTCAGTccagagaaaaagagagaattaaGGATAAGAAAGAAGATGATAGGACTGCCAATGCACAAAGAAACCATGTCGAGGGAAAATGTTCAGCGGAGGCATTTTTTGAAAACTTCCCTAGCATTGAGCAAAGAAGACTTGAAGGCATTGCTAAGCCAATTGAGAAGGATGTTGAGAAGCAGATGGAGGGAAGAGATCGGAAGAAAAACACAGATAATGACAGTAAAGGTCATAAACCCAAGGAGAGAGATAAAGAGAAGAAAGTTAAATCGAAGGATAAGGacagggagaagaagaaagagaagaaggagaaggtgAAGGTGATAAACAAACCATCCGATGAACAGCCTAAACTAGAAGGAAATGGCAAGGAATCCCTAGATGCTTTCAGTAATAAAGCATTAAACCTTTTACAGATGAATAGCAAGAACTCTGCTGCTGGGGGAATTCTTGGCAAACGCAAGGAACTTGAGATGAATGGATATTTACACG AAAATGGATTTCTGCCCCATAAGTTGCCAAGATCTGTTTCTTCTCACCCAGTAGTGGAAAATGGGAGGAAATCAGAACCAAGCCAAACTGTTCTCCAGTTTTTATCAGAGGGACAGGGGGCAGCCAGCGATTGTAAAGCAGATATCAAGGAACACAGAATTAATGGTTTGAGAGGGCCTGAACAACTCAATGCATTCTCAACAAAGCCATCATCTTCTCGTGTTAAAGTTAATGAGAATGGTGGAGCATCTGCAAAACCACCACATCCTGATTCCAAGTATCTGAGTGAGATACTTTCCATTCCCAAGATGGCGGATGAGTCCAATCTTGACGATCAGGAATGGCTGCTCGGCAGCAATGGTTCAGGGTCAAAGAAACCCAAAGTGGGATCCCCTGAGATTGAAATGACTCCCCAAGTATGGGCAGAAGCTATGCAAATAGAGTCTGTGGATGTTTATGCTCTGCCATATGTCATCCCATACTGA